One Vibrio neonatus genomic window carries:
- a CDS encoding efflux RND transporter permease subunit, with the protein MLAIIDAALSRSRTVLTLLVMLIIAGVYTYITIPKESSPDITIPIIYVSVGHQGISPLDAERMLVRPIEQELRSIEGVKKMTSVASEGHGSVTLEFVAGSDLDKAMTDVREAVDLVKSKLPDDSDDPTVNEVTLASEQPILSVALYGTVPERTIVQIGRQIQDKLESFKQILEVDIAGDREDIVEVIVDPLLMESYGLDQGDIYNLIAASNRVVAAGFVDTGYGRFSVKVPSVFSSLKDVLELPVKVDGKQVVTFGDVASVRRSFRDPESFARLEGESAVVLDVKKRAGENIIQSVDIVKAVLAEAQKMPDWPSNLLVKYTYDGSKDVDQMLTDLQNNVLSAIILVVIVIIAILGVRTALLVGISIPGSFLTGLLVLSVFGLTVNIVVLFSLIMAVGMLVDGAIVVTEFADRKMQEGAPRKEAYRDAAKRMAWPITASTATTLAAFAPLLFWPDTTGEFMKYLPLTLIATLSASLVMALVFVPVLGSLIGKPQYMNTHTQTRMQQLHDGDFSKATGMTKLYFNTLSLAIKHPIKVLLSAILLAGAVGVAYNKAGLGAEFFPEVDPPYFNIKVRSHGDLSIVEKDHIMRDIEKEIIGHPELESVYTRTGGKDEIGTIQITPVDWQDRRSVKEIIEQLRQKTDQFAGVEIEYKFPDAGPPVENDLVIEVTSRDPSALDAAAKQIRLWADANEALTNVSDNSSKEGIDWTIDVNRANAARFGADASLVGNTVQFVTNGLKIGDYLPDDTDDEVDILVRYPEDKRDIGRFDELRVKTALGLIPITNFAQVKPEPKQDTINRLDGKRIVNVVADMREGYNLAIELPAISQALQALNLPANIEISIKGQNEEQKNSSNFLQSAFLAALAVMALILITQFNSFYQAFLILSAVLFSTVGVFAGLLIFQRPFGIVMSGIGVIALAGIVVNNNIVLIDTFNQLRRRGLSKEEAILRTGVQRLRPVMLTTVTTILGLMPMVLQTNVDLINQKIEIGAPSTQWWTQLATAIAGGLAFATVLTLVLTPCLLMFGRKVVEEKSV; encoded by the coding sequence ATGCTTGCCATTATTGATGCCGCTCTATCTCGTAGCCGCACGGTGCTCACCTTGCTAGTGATGCTGATCATTGCCGGTGTATACACCTATATTACCATCCCCAAAGAATCCAGCCCCGATATCACCATTCCTATTATTTATGTGTCCGTTGGTCATCAAGGTATTTCCCCCCTTGATGCCGAGCGGATGTTAGTGCGCCCAATAGAGCAAGAACTGCGCTCGATTGAGGGCGTGAAAAAGATGACTTCGGTAGCGTCTGAAGGGCATGGCTCGGTCACGTTAGAGTTTGTGGCGGGGAGTGATTTAGACAAAGCCATGACTGATGTGCGCGAAGCGGTGGATTTGGTGAAATCAAAACTGCCAGATGACAGTGACGATCCAACCGTTAATGAAGTCACCTTAGCCAGCGAACAGCCGATTTTATCGGTAGCACTGTACGGCACGGTTCCTGAGCGAACCATAGTGCAAATTGGCCGCCAAATTCAAGATAAGCTAGAGAGCTTCAAGCAAATACTGGAAGTGGATATTGCTGGCGATAGAGAAGACATTGTGGAAGTGATTGTCGATCCTTTGCTGATGGAGAGTTACGGATTAGATCAAGGGGATATCTATAATCTGATTGCTGCCAGTAACCGAGTTGTAGCGGCAGGCTTTGTCGATACAGGCTATGGGCGTTTTTCTGTAAAAGTGCCCTCGGTATTCTCCTCTTTGAAAGATGTACTCGAACTGCCGGTTAAGGTCGATGGTAAGCAAGTGGTCACTTTTGGTGATGTAGCTTCGGTGCGCCGCTCTTTTCGCGACCCAGAAAGCTTTGCGCGCTTAGAAGGGGAAAGCGCAGTTGTTTTAGACGTTAAAAAGCGGGCGGGCGAGAACATTATCCAGTCGGTTGATATTGTCAAAGCAGTATTAGCCGAAGCGCAGAAAATGCCAGATTGGCCAAGTAATCTATTGGTCAAATACACCTATGATGGCTCTAAAGACGTCGATCAGATGTTGACGGATCTGCAAAATAATGTGCTATCAGCCATTATTTTGGTGGTGATCGTCATTATCGCTATTTTAGGCGTGCGCACCGCATTGTTGGTGGGGATATCTATTCCCGGCTCTTTTCTTACCGGCTTATTGGTGCTGTCGGTGTTTGGTTTAACCGTCAATATCGTGGTGCTGTTTTCTTTGATCATGGCCGTTGGCATGTTGGTCGATGGCGCTATTGTGGTGACGGAATTTGCTGACCGAAAAATGCAAGAAGGTGCGCCTCGCAAAGAAGCGTATCGTGACGCCGCCAAACGCATGGCATGGCCGATCACCGCCTCTACAGCGACCACTTTAGCCGCCTTTGCGCCCCTGTTATTTTGGCCTGATACCACAGGCGAGTTTATGAAATACTTGCCGTTAACCTTGATTGCTACTTTGAGTGCATCTTTGGTGATGGCGTTAGTATTTGTACCTGTGTTGGGCAGTTTAATCGGCAAACCTCAATACATGAATACGCACACTCAAACGCGCATGCAGCAGCTACATGACGGAGATTTCTCTAAAGCCACCGGCATGACTAAGCTGTATTTTAATACGCTCTCATTAGCCATTAAGCACCCTATTAAAGTGTTACTGAGCGCGATTTTGTTAGCGGGTGCTGTGGGCGTGGCATACAACAAAGCCGGTCTAGGCGCCGAGTTTTTCCCTGAAGTCGACCCGCCGTATTTTAATATTAAAGTGCGCTCGCATGGCGATCTGTCGATCGTGGAAAAAGATCACATCATGCGCGATATCGAAAAAGAGATTATTGGTCATCCCGAGCTAGAAAGTGTTTATACCCGCACCGGAGGCAAAGATGAGATTGGTACTATTCAGATTACCCCTGTGGATTGGCAAGATCGCCGCTCGGTAAAAGAGATCATCGAGCAACTAAGGCAAAAAACCGATCAATTTGCTGGGGTTGAAATTGAGTATAAATTCCCTGATGCAGGGCCTCCGGTGGAAAACGATCTGGTTATCGAAGTGACCTCTCGCGATCCTAGCGCATTAGATGCAGCTGCCAAACAAATTCGCTTATGGGCAGATGCAAATGAAGCGCTGACCAATGTCAGTGATAATTCCAGTAAAGAAGGCATCGATTGGACAATAGATGTCAATCGCGCTAATGCGGCGCGTTTTGGCGCGGATGCGTCATTGGTCGGAAATACGGTGCAGTTTGTAACTAATGGATTGAAAATAGGTGATTATCTGCCTGATGACACCGATGATGAAGTCGATATTTTGGTGCGCTATCCAGAAGACAAAAGAGATATTGGGCGCTTTGATGAGTTAAGAGTGAAAACGGCGCTAGGGCTTATTCCGATCACTAACTTTGCTCAAGTAAAACCTGAGCCTAAACAAGACACCATTAACCGTTTAGATGGCAAGCGCATAGTGAACGTGGTCGCTGATATGAGGGAAGGCTATAATCTAGCGATTGAGTTGCCTGCTATTTCGCAAGCGCTACAAGCCTTAAATCTGCCAGCTAATATCGAAATTAGCATTAAAGGACAAAACGAAGAGCAGAAAAATTCCTCCAACTTTTTGCAGTCTGCCTTTTTAGCGGCACTGGCGGTAATGGCGCTGATTTTAATTACCCAGTTTAATAGCTTTTATCAGGCGTTTTTAATTCTCAGTGCAGTACTGTTTTCAACGGTAGGGGTGTTTGCCGGACTGCTGATCTTCCAGCGGCCGTTTGGCATTGTCATGTCAGGCATAGGGGTGATTGCGCTAGCTGGGATTGTGGTGAACAACAATATTGTATTGATTGATACCTTTAACCAGTTGCGCAGAAGAGGTTTATCTAAAGAAGAAGCCATTTTACGTACTGGCGTACAGCGTTTGCGTCCGGTCATGTTAACCACTGTAACCACTATCTTGGGCTTAATGCCAATGGTGCTGCAGACCAACGTTGATCTGATTAATCAAAAAATAGAGATAGGCGCACCTAGCACTCAATGGTGGACACAACTGGCGACCGCTATCGCAGGAGGCTTGGCATTTGCCACTGTATTAACCTTAGTGCTCACGCCGTGCTTGCTGATGTTTGGTCGGAAAGTGGTTGAGGAAAAGAGTGTATAA
- a CDS encoding efflux RND transporter periplasmic adaptor subunit — MPLQRTRQLFAQYPWIISLILIIALGAWLLVGVLGDKPSSVTPPESSSANTTNTSTSNKQSVPLAKVVVSHFKAEPIAKKIDLYGRTAPNRDVELSAELAGKIDQLKVRKGEVVKRGQIIATIDKGDLDIQLERATALLRVKQKELNAATTLKKRGLQNEVAFTTAEAELANAKASVANVKLGLKNSIIRAPFAGVIDRLHVELGDYVARGDQVAHLIDLDKLVIEADLSERHIQQVKQGSRAYITLLGGEKIEGILRYVSRNSSVTTNTFPIEIEIANKAQRLPSGVSAEVELKLATKMAVKVTPAMLALNEKGELGVKTLQQDHIRFVGIQIVKAEKEGVWLSGLGDSVDIVTKGQGFVRDGDPVIAIKE, encoded by the coding sequence ATGCCGTTACAAAGGACCAGGCAGCTGTTTGCTCAGTATCCTTGGATTATCTCACTTATTCTGATTATTGCTTTGGGCGCTTGGCTTTTAGTCGGTGTGCTTGGTGATAAACCATCTAGCGTAACACCCCCTGAATCTTCTTCTGCAAATACCACTAATACTTCAACAAGTAATAAGCAATCTGTGCCACTGGCAAAAGTGGTGGTGTCTCACTTTAAAGCAGAACCCATCGCCAAAAAAATAGATCTGTATGGACGCACTGCGCCCAATCGTGATGTTGAGTTAAGCGCAGAGTTGGCAGGCAAAATTGACCAGTTAAAAGTGCGCAAAGGTGAAGTGGTCAAGCGTGGTCAAATTATTGCGACCATAGATAAAGGGGATCTAGATATCCAGTTGGAGCGCGCTACTGCGCTATTACGGGTAAAACAAAAAGAGCTCAATGCTGCTACTACCTTAAAAAAACGCGGTTTACAGAACGAAGTTGCTTTTACTACCGCAGAAGCTGAATTAGCCAATGCCAAGGCAAGCGTCGCCAACGTGAAATTAGGGCTTAAAAACAGTATTATTCGCGCCCCGTTTGCCGGGGTTATTGATCGTTTACACGTTGAACTCGGTGATTATGTAGCGCGAGGGGATCAAGTAGCGCACCTTATCGATCTTGATAAGTTAGTGATTGAAGCCGACCTTAGTGAGCGTCATATTCAGCAGGTTAAGCAGGGCAGCCGTGCTTACATCACTTTGCTTGGCGGTGAGAAAATTGAAGGCATATTACGTTATGTTTCTCGCAACTCATCAGTGACGACTAATACTTTTCCTATCGAAATAGAAATTGCCAATAAAGCACAGCGACTCCCCTCTGGCGTGAGCGCAGAAGTGGAGCTAAAGCTTGCAACCAAAATGGCCGTCAAGGTAACGCCTGCCATGCTGGCGTTAAATGAAAAGGGTGAGCTAGGGGTGAAAACCCTGCAACAGGATCACATTCGTTTTGTTGGCATCCAAATAGTCAAAGCCGAAAAAGAAGGGGTTTGGCTAAGTGGTTTGGGCGATAGCGTTGATATCGTCACCAAAGGACAAGGTTTTGTGCGCGATGGCGATCCTGTTATCGCCATCAAAGAATAG
- the erpA gene encoding iron-sulfur cluster insertion protein ErpA: MSELNVPLNFSDAAAARVKVLITEEENPELKLRVYITGGGCSGFQYGFTFDEKVNEGDAIIVKDEVTLVVDPMSLQYLIGGTVDYTEGLEGARFFINNPNATTTCGCGASFSV, from the coding sequence GTGAGCGAATTAAATGTCCCTTTGAATTTTTCTGACGCAGCAGCAGCTCGCGTTAAAGTATTGATTACAGAGGAAGAAAACCCAGAACTTAAACTACGAGTGTACATCACTGGTGGTGGTTGTAGCGGTTTTCAATACGGCTTTACCTTCGATGAAAAGGTAAATGAAGGCGATGCCATTATTGTTAAAGATGAAGTGACTTTAGTGGTCGATCCTATGTCTTTACAGTATCTAATTGGCGGTACGGTTGATTATACCGAAGGTTTAGAAGGTGCACGCTTCTTCATCAACAACCCTAATGCCACAACAACTTGTGGTTGTGGAGCTTCATTTAGCGTGTGA
- the hemL gene encoding glutamate-1-semialdehyde 2,1-aminomutase has protein sequence MSKSEALYQQAQAIIPGGVNSPVRAFNGVGGSPLFIERADGCRIYDADDKSYIDYVGSWGPMILGHNNSAIRDAVVEAAQRGLSFGAPTELEINMAKLVSSLVPSMEQLRMVSSGTEATMSAIRLARGYTGRDKIMKFEGCYHGHADSLLVKAGSGALTLGQPSSPGVPEDFAKHTLTATFNNLESVQALFDANPEQISCIIVEPVAGNMNCIPPVDGFLQGLRDICDQNGALLIFDEVMTGFRVALGCAQAHYKVKPDLTTLGKVIGGGMPVGAFGGRKDVMQHIAPTGPVYQAGTLSGNPIAMAAGYACLTQLSQAGNAERLNEITAKLAAGFKAKADKHGIPLLVSQVGGMFGFFFTDQAQVTCYEEVAKCDVEQFKRFFHLMLEEGVYLAPSAFEASFTSLSHTDEDIEQTLAAADRCFAALAA, from the coding sequence ATGAGCAAGTCAGAAGCACTCTATCAACAAGCCCAAGCCATTATTCCCGGTGGCGTAAACTCTCCAGTACGAGCTTTCAACGGTGTAGGCGGTTCTCCCCTGTTCATTGAAAGAGCGGATGGATGCCGCATTTATGACGCTGACGATAAATCGTATATCGATTATGTGGGCTCTTGGGGACCAATGATTTTAGGTCACAACAACAGCGCTATCCGTGATGCGGTTGTTGAAGCAGCGCAACGTGGTCTAAGTTTTGGCGCGCCAACCGAGCTTGAAATCAACATGGCTAAGCTGGTTTCATCACTAGTTCCTTCTATGGAACAACTGCGTATGGTGAGCTCAGGCACTGAAGCGACCATGAGCGCAATTCGTCTCGCTCGTGGCTACACTGGCCGTGACAAAATCATGAAATTTGAAGGTTGCTACCACGGTCATGCTGATAGCCTATTGGTAAAAGCAGGTTCTGGCGCTCTGACTCTTGGACAACCAAGCTCTCCTGGCGTACCAGAAGATTTTGCAAAGCACACTTTAACGGCCACTTTTAATAACCTTGAATCAGTACAAGCACTGTTTGATGCTAACCCTGAGCAAATTTCTTGCATCATTGTTGAGCCAGTAGCTGGCAACATGAACTGCATTCCACCGGTTGATGGTTTCCTACAAGGTCTGCGTGATATCTGTGACCAAAACGGCGCACTACTGATTTTTGATGAAGTCATGACCGGCTTTCGCGTCGCACTGGGCTGTGCACAAGCTCACTACAAGGTAAAACCTGACTTAACCACTCTAGGTAAAGTCATTGGTGGTGGCATGCCTGTCGGCGCTTTTGGTGGCCGTAAAGATGTCATGCAGCATATTGCGCCAACCGGCCCTGTCTACCAAGCAGGTACGCTGTCAGGTAACCCAATTGCTATGGCCGCGGGCTACGCATGTTTGACTCAGCTTTCACAAGCGGGCAATGCAGAGCGTCTTAACGAAATCACTGCAAAATTAGCCGCAGGCTTTAAAGCTAAAGCGGACAAGCACGGCATTCCGCTACTGGTTAGCCAAGTGGGTGGCATGTTTGGTTTCTTCTTTACTGACCAAGCACAAGTGACTTGCTATGAAGAAGTGGCGAAGTGCGACGTTGAGCAATTTAAGCGTTTCTTCCACTTAATGCTTGAAGAAGGTGTATACCTTGCCCCTTCTGCTTTTGAAGCAAGCTTTACGTCACTTTCGCATACTGATGAAGATATTGAACAAACATTAGCCGCTGCTGATCGCTGTTTTGCCGCTCTAGCCGCTTAA
- a CDS encoding AI-2E family transporter — protein sequence MPRRIQLTSSQWLLIIALLFFAYACFVLIRPYVNSIVMAFIISLLMFPIHERLDNKMPTMRNTTALLSCVILTVIIVIPLLLVFTAIIQQGSSFSQGVYHWVSDGGVQDLLAQPFIVKMFNFANSYLPFDTLDPAEIAQKVAELASSFGTHLVGISASVVGSATSFLMNFGLMLFVLFFLLRDHERIISAMRHIIPLSRSQEDRLLDEIEKVSKSAVMGSFLTAIAQGVAGGFAMWLVGFPGLFWGTMMGFASFVPVIGTALIWIPACLYLLLIGDTGWAIFLLIWSVAVVGSIDNILRPLLMQGSAGMNTLMIFFSLLGGLHVFGLIGLIYGPLIFAITMVLFTMYEEEFNDFLDKQDNN from the coding sequence GTGCCTAGAAGAATTCAGCTTACCTCCAGCCAATGGCTGTTAATTATCGCATTGCTGTTTTTTGCATATGCTTGTTTTGTCTTGATAAGACCGTATGTAAATTCCATTGTAATGGCGTTTATCATTTCGCTATTGATGTTCCCTATCCATGAACGTCTAGACAATAAGATGCCCACTATGAGAAATACCACGGCGCTTTTGTCGTGTGTGATTCTTACCGTCATTATTGTTATTCCACTACTATTGGTTTTTACCGCCATCATCCAACAAGGTTCTTCCTTTTCTCAAGGGGTGTACCACTGGGTATCAGACGGCGGCGTACAAGATCTGCTCGCGCAACCCTTTATCGTCAAAATGTTTAATTTTGCCAATAGCTACCTACCCTTTGATACCTTAGACCCTGCTGAAATTGCGCAAAAGGTTGCCGAACTTGCCAGTTCCTTTGGTACGCACTTGGTTGGTATTAGCGCTTCTGTGGTCGGCAGTGCCACTAGCTTTTTGATGAACTTTGGTTTGATGCTATTTGTGCTGTTTTTCTTGCTTCGCGATCATGAGCGAATCATCTCTGCCATGCGTCATATCATTCCGCTATCACGCTCTCAAGAAGACCGATTGCTTGATGAAATAGAGAAAGTTTCTAAATCAGCAGTCATGGGGTCATTTCTTACCGCAATAGCGCAAGGTGTAGCAGGCGGGTTTGCCATGTGGCTTGTAGGCTTCCCCGGCCTATTTTGGGGTACCATGATGGGCTTTGCCTCGTTTGTGCCTGTCATCGGCACCGCGCTGATTTGGATTCCAGCTTGTTTGTATTTGCTATTAATTGGCGATACTGGCTGGGCAATATTCCTATTGATCTGGTCTGTGGCTGTGGTTGGCTCTATCGACAATATCTTGCGTCCGCTGCTGATGCAGGGCAGCGCTGGCATGAATACCTTAATGATCTTCTTTTCTTTGCTTGGCGGTTTGCATGTTTTCGGCTTAATTGGTTTAATCTACGGCCCGCTGATCTTCGCCATTACTATGGTACTGTTCACCATGTATGAAGAGGAGTTTAACGACTTCCTTGATAAGCAAGATAACAACTAG
- the rsmC gene encoding 16S rRNA (guanine(1207)-N(2))-methyltransferase RsmC, with translation MSVYTAPSQIAERQLAYFAGKRIVIAGEAEDQFPKQLLQHAESVTVFTTHYGYHQQMQGIGVDSQFGIEFKNANDANLLLLYWPKAKSEAQYLLDMMLSKLAPETEVIVVGENRSGVKSIEKMFANFGPMTKYDSARRCSFYAGVSQTPPQHFNVDSYFKSYPVELAGLSLEVQSLPGVFSHGEFDLGTKLLLANLPKLSGKVLDFGCGAGIIGAAMALQNPSIELEMCDVSAFAVESSKRTLEANGVKGKVFATDVYSQVSTDYQFIISNPPFHSGLDTSYSATETLLKDAPKHLTNTGKLLIVANSFLKYPPIIENAFGNCDTINKTNKFAIYHATK, from the coding sequence ATGAGTGTCTACACCGCCCCAAGTCAAATCGCCGAACGTCAACTTGCTTACTTTGCAGGTAAACGCATCGTTATCGCAGGTGAAGCTGAAGATCAGTTTCCAAAACAACTGCTGCAACATGCGGAATCGGTCACCGTATTTACCACCCACTATGGCTACCATCAGCAGATGCAAGGTATTGGCGTAGACAGTCAGTTTGGCATTGAATTTAAGAATGCTAACGATGCTAATTTACTATTACTGTACTGGCCAAAAGCCAAAAGCGAAGCGCAATATCTATTGGATATGATGCTCAGCAAACTCGCACCAGAAACAGAAGTAATCGTGGTCGGCGAAAACCGCTCTGGAGTAAAGAGCATTGAAAAAATGTTCGCCAACTTTGGCCCTATGACTAAGTATGACTCAGCCAGACGCTGCTCTTTTTATGCCGGAGTCAGCCAAACACCGCCACAACACTTTAATGTCGACAGTTACTTCAAGTCTTATCCAGTGGAATTAGCTGGGCTATCTTTAGAAGTGCAAAGTTTACCGGGCGTATTTAGCCATGGTGAATTTGATTTAGGCACTAAACTACTGCTAGCCAACTTACCAAAACTTAGCGGCAAAGTATTAGACTTTGGCTGCGGCGCAGGCATTATCGGCGCGGCAATGGCACTGCAAAATCCAAGCATCGAATTAGAAATGTGCGATGTGAGCGCATTTGCTGTGGAATCAAGTAAGCGCACACTAGAAGCCAATGGTGTTAAAGGCAAAGTATTTGCCACCGATGTCTACTCACAAGTCAGCACTGACTATCAATTCATTATCAGTAATCCCCCTTTTCATTCGGGGCTAGATACCAGTTACAGCGCCACAGAAACCCTGCTAAAAGATGCGCCCAAGCATCTTACCAACACAGGTAAGTTACTGATTGTTGCTAATAGTTTTTTGAAATACCCGCCAATTATTGAAAATGCGTTCGGCAACTGCGACACCATTAATAAAACCAATAAGTTCGCAATCTATCACGCAACGAAATAA